The Chryseobacterium aureum genome contains a region encoding:
- a CDS encoding DUF2199 domain-containing protein, with amino-acid sequence MKYICPCCGEEKEDWPALAYTEPYFYSCLSEEELKNAELSSDLCVVEDAENTHRFIRTVLVQEVTDDCRDLEYGIWVSLSEKSFNEYVENYNNKEFEAEYFGWLSTYFPDYEFEESIPTTVVVNNSVGRPFVYPHESYDHPFVDDFYKGITKEEAEKRINRVLNRE; translated from the coding sequence ATGAAATACATCTGCCCATGCTGTGGAGAAGAAAAAGAAGACTGGCCTGCACTTGCCTATACTGAACCCTATTTTTATTCGTGTTTATCCGAAGAAGAATTAAAGAATGCAGAGCTCTCCTCAGACCTATGTGTCGTTGAAGATGCTGAAAATACCCATCGATTTATCCGTACTGTTCTTGTACAGGAGGTCACGGATGACTGCCGGGATCTGGAATACGGAATCTGGGTATCACTAAGCGAAAAAAGCTTTAATGAATATGTTGAAAATTATAACAATAAAGAGTTCGAAGCAGAATATTTCGGATGGCTATCCACCTATTTTCCCGATTATGAATTTGAGGAAAGCATTCCTACGACCGTGGTGGTAAATAATTCCGTCGGAAGACCTTTTGTTTATCCTCATGAAAGTTATGATCATCCGTTTGTTGATGATTTTTATAAAGGAATTACTAAGGAGGAAGCAGAGAAAAGAATCAACAGGGTTTTAAATAGAGAATAG